One part of the Vitis riparia cultivar Riparia Gloire de Montpellier isolate 1030 chromosome 6, EGFV_Vit.rip_1.0, whole genome shotgun sequence genome encodes these proteins:
- the LOC117916910 gene encoding uncharacterized protein LOC117916910: MMAGITSSFCSRFISLFILLFHLGCFMFTVEDGDRRPSRKRKVSPVSSHHLSPMDSRSRSRNALSSSWFYLKKIFASKPCTASMDTQPATATATVSSARSSLHSVVSVVLPEMMVVSDPQRKVPTATRPESDISADHQFFPLRNDIFPCPACGEVFQKPQNLEQHQALKHAVSELIDGDSGNNIVRIIFKTGWTDSEKIPKIQRILKIHNSSKILARFEEYRESVKSKAARNGAARRRDERCIADGNELLRFHCSTFLCNLGQNGNSSVCNHQYCSVCGIIRTGFSPKLDGISTLSTSWRAHATIPEDIEDEFRFMNVKRAMLVCRVVAGRIGSDQDEVDKEDGGFDSVVGRSAIGGGGSLTRLVDDEELLVFNPRSVLPCFVIVYSV, from the coding sequence ATGATGGCCGGCATAACATCTTCGTTCTGTAGCAGATTCATCTCTCTTTTTATACTTCTGTTTCATCTGGGTTGTTTTATGTTTACCGTGGAGGATGGCGACCGCCGCCCTTCGAGAAAAAGGAAGGTGTCTCCGGTGTCTTCCCACCACCTTTCGCCCATGGATTCTCGTAGTAGATCGCGAAATGCTCTCTCGTCTTCGTGGTTTTATCTGAAAAAGATCTTCGCATCCAAGCCATGTACGGCGAGTATGGACACGCAACCGGCGACGGCGACGGCGACGGTGTCTTCCGCCAGATCGTCCCTGCACTCCGTGGTCTCCGTTGTACTGCCTGAAATGATGGTTGTGTCGGATCCTCAACGCAAAGTCCCGACTGCGACTCGCCCGGAGTCCGATATCTCCGCCGACCATCAGTTCTTTCCTCTCCGAAACGATATCTTTCCGTGCCCGGCATGTGGCGAAGTCTTTCAGAAACCGCAGAATCTCGAACAGCATCAAGCCCTGAAACACGCGGTTTCGGAGCTCATTGACGGAGATTCAGGGAATAACATAGTCCGGATCATATTCAAAACCGGTTGGACCGACAGTGAAAAGATACCGAAAATTCAGCGGATCTTGAAAATCCACAACAGCTCGAAAATACTGGCGAGGTTCGAAGAGTACAGAGAGTCTGTAAAATCCAAAGCGGCGCGAAACGGCGCCGCTCGGAGACGCGACGAGAGGTGCATCGCCGACGGCAACGAGCTCCTGAGGTTTCACTGCTCGACGTTCCTATGCAATTTGGGGCAAAACGGAAACTCCAGCGTCTGCAACCACCAGTACTGCAGCGTCTGTGGGATCATCAGAACCGGATTCTCACCCAAGTTGGACGGAATCTCCACGCTATCCACCAGCTGGAGAGCACACGCCACGATCCCGGAGGACATCGAAGACGAGTTCAGGTTCATGAATGTGAAGAGAGCGATGCTTGTGTGCAGAGTGGTGGCCGGCCGAATCGGAAGCGACCAGGACGAAGTGGATAAGGAGGACGGCGGATTCGATTCAGTGGTGGGCAGAAGCGCCATAGGCGGCGGCGGATCGCTGACAAGGTTGGTGGACGACGAAGAGTTACTGGTATTCAACCCAAGGTCTGTGCTACCTTGCTTTGTAATAGTATACTCTGTGTGA
- the LOC117916392 gene encoding sodium-dependent phosphate transport protein 1, chloroplastic, giving the protein MNARAYLFSFSPDFHALHSHKASSDFPLPKKRLFRFRFQDRTCVFRVSGRNAGEFKGLARREIGKVFAEVKSEQVKFREALDDVVLGEEDLEGDVPWWEQFPKRWVIVILCFSAFLLCNMDRVNMSIAILPMSAEFNWSPTTVGLIQSSFFWGYLLTQIAGGIWADTVGGKLVLGFGVVWWSIATILTPIAAKIGLPFLLVVRAFMGIGEGVAMPAMNNILSKWVPVAERSRSLALVYSGMYLGSVTGLAFSPFLIHSFGWPSVFYSFGSLGTVWLATWLSKAYSSPLEDPELLPKEKKLIVSNSVSKEPVKKIPWRLILSKPPVWALIGSHFCHNWGTFILLTWMPTYYNQVLKFNLTESGLLCVLPWLTMAFSANLGGWIADTLVSKGLSVTTVRKIMQTIGFLGPAFFLTQLSHVNSPAMAVLCMACSQGTDAFSQSGLYSNHQDIAPRYSGVLLGLSNTAGVLAGVLGTGATGYILQHGSWDDVFKVSVGLYLVGTVIWNLFSTGEKILD; this is encoded by the exons ATGAACGCCAGAGCttatctcttctctttctctcccgATTTTCACGCTCTCCACAGCCACAAGGCCTCATCCGATTTTCCGCTCCCAAAGAAGAGACTGTTTCGGTTTCGGTTTCAAGACCGGACATGCGTTTTTCGTGTTTCGGGCCGAAACGCGGGGGAGTTCAAGGGCTTAGCCCGGAGGGAAATTGGGAAAGTTTTTGCGGAAGTTAAATCGGAGCAGGTGAAGTTTCGGGAGGCTCTGGACGACGTCGTTTTAGGGGAAGAGGATTTGGAGGGTGATGTTCCGTGGTGGGAACAGTTTCCGAAGAGATGGGTCATTGTGATTCTGTGTTTTTCCGCTTTTCTTCTCTGCAATATGGATAGA GTAAATATGAGCATTGCGATACTTCCCATGTCGGCCGAGTTCAATTGGAGTCCAACTACTGTTGGTTTGATTCAGTCTTCTTTCTTCTGGGGCTACCTGCTTACTCAG ATTGCTGGCGGAATATGGGCAGACACAGTTGGAGGGAAGCTTGTCTTGGGATTTGGCGTCGTTTGGTGGTCTATTGCCACCATTCTTACTCCAATAGCTGCCAAGATTGGGCTTCCATTTCTACTTGTTGTCCGTGCTTTCATGGGGATTGGCGAG GGTGTTGCTATGCCTGCAATGaataatattctctcaaagtggGTTCCTGTAGCAGAGAGAAGTAGATCGTTGGCATTAGTGTACAGTGGGATGTACCTTGGATCTGTTACTGGCCTAGCCTTTTCACCATTTTTAATCCATTCTTTTGGCTGGCCATCTGTATTTTACTCCTTTGGTTCTCTAGGAACAGTTTGGCTTGCAACATGGCTAAGTAAG GCATACAGTTCACCTCTTGAAGATCCTGAACTGCTGCCTAAAGAAAAGAAGTTGATTGTTAGCAACAGTGTATCCAAAGAACCCGTTAAAAAAATACCATGGAGACTAATCTTGTCAAAACCACCTGTATGGGCCCTAATAGGGTCTCACTTCTGTCACAATTGGGGGACATTTATTCTTCTAACATGGATGCCCACATACTATAACCAA GTTTTGAAGTTCAATCTTACAGAATCTGGGCTTTTGTGTGTGTTGCCCTGGCTTACAATGGCGTTTTCTGCTAATCTTGGAGGGTGGATAGCAGATACACTTGTGAGCAAAGGTTTATCTGTCACCACAGTTCGCAAG ATCATGCAAACGATTGGATTTCTTGGCCCAGCTTTCTTCCTAACTCAACTAAGCCATGTTAATTCTCCTGCAATGGCTGTCTTGTGCATGGCATGCAGTCAG GGAACTGATGCATTCTCGCAGTCTGGTTTATACTCAAACCATCAAGATATTGCCCCTCGATATTCT GGAGTATTGCTTGGACTATCCAATACCGCAGGGGTGCTGGCAGGTGTCTTAGGAACAGGAGCAACTGGCTATATCTTGCAACATG GTTCTTGGGATGACGTCTTCAAGGTCTCGGTTGGGTTGTATTTGGTTGGAACCGTGATCTGGAACCTCTTCTCAACCGGTGAGAAAATCTTGGATTAA
- the LOC117916391 gene encoding cytochrome P450 86A1 translates to METPSIVFFVVAAASAYVFWFYLLARKLTGPKMWPVVGSLPALFMNRRRIHDWISGILRETGGAATYQTCTLALPFLAYKQGFYTVTCHPKNLEHILRTRFDNYPKGPTWQMAFHDLLGQGIFNTDGDTWLIQRKTAALEFTTRTLRQAMSRWVNRTIKMRLWRILEKAASEKSSVDMQDLLLRLTFDNICGLTFGKDPETLSPDFPENPFSMAFDSATESTLQRLLYPGFLWRLKKFLRIGAERRLKQSLRVVENYMNDAVAARKERPSDDLLSRFMKKRDVDGNVFPTSVLQRIALNFVLAGRDTSSVALSWFFWLIMNNPLVEEKITTELSTVLRETRGDDQTKWLEEPLVFDEADRLIYLKAALAETLRLYPSVPEDFKYVVSDDILPDGTYVPAGTTVTYSIYSVGRMKTIWGEDCLEFKPERWLSTGGDRFEPPKDGYKFVAFNAGPRTCLGKDLAYLQMKSVASAVLLRYRLTPVPGHRVEQKMSLTLFMKNGLRVYLHPRGLEPPGAATSA, encoded by the coding sequence ATGGAAACTCCGTCGATCGTATTCTTTGTTGTGGCTGCAGCGTCGGCATATGTCTTCTGGTTCTATCTCCTGGCTCGGAAGCTGACCGGCCCAAAGATGTGGCCGGTGGTGGGTAGCCTTCCGGCGCTGTTCATGAACCGGAGGAGAATCCACGACTGGATCTCTGGAATCCTGAGAGAAACTGGTGGGGCTGCCACGTACCAAACATGCACCCTTGCTCTTCCTTTCTTGGCTTACAAACAGGGGTTTTATACCGTCACTTGTCACCCCAAGAACCTCGAGCATATTCTCAGGACTCGGTTTGATAACTACCCGAAAGGACCAACATGGCAAATGGCTTTTCATGATCTGCTAGGGCAAGGGATTTTCAACACTGATGGAGACACGTGGCTGATTCAACGAAAAACTGCTGCTCTGGAGTTCACCACCCGGACGCTTCGCCAAGCCATGTCTAGATGGGTGAACCGGACCATTAAGATGCGCTTATGGCGCATTTTAGAGAAGGCCGCCTCCGAGAAGTCGTCGGTGGACATGCAGGACTTGCTCCTCCGTTTGACGTTCGATAATATATGCGGACTCACCTTCGGAAAAGATCCAGAAACGCTCTCCCCCGATTTTCCAGAAAATCCGTTCTCCATGGCATTTGACTCCGCCACTGAGTCCACTCTGCAACGCTTGCTTTACCCCGGATTTCTATGGAGACTGAAGAAGTTTCTGAGAATTGGAGCGGAGAGGAGGCTCAAACAGAGCCTTAGAGTCGTTGAAAACTACATGAACGACGCCGTCGCCGCCCGCAAAGAAAGGCCATCAGATGACCTCCTATCTCGCTTCATGAAGAAGAGAGATGTCGATGGCAACGTCTTCCCAACTTCCGTCCTCCAACGCATAGCTCTCAACTTCGTCCTCGCCGGCCGCGACACCTCATCAGTCGCGCTGAGCTGGTTCTTCTGGCTCATCATGAACAACCCACTAGTCGAAGAAAAGATCACCACCGAATTATCGACAGTTCTCAGAGAAACACGCGGCGACGACCAAACCAAGTGGCTCGAAGAGCCTCTGGTCTTCGACGAAGCTGATCGGTTGATCTACCTGAAAGCGGCATTAGCCGAAACGCTGCGTTTATACCCATCCGTACCGGAGGACTTCAAGTACGTAGTATCGGACGATATTTTACCTGACGGAACCTACGTGCCGGCAGGTACGACTGTGACGTACTCTATATATTCTGTTGGGAGGATGAAAACGATATGGGGTGAGGACTGCTTGGAGTTTAAGCCGGAGCGGTGGCTCTCAACCGGCGGCGACCGGTTCGAACCGCCCAAGGATGGTTACAAGTTTGTGGCGTTCAACGCTGGACCGAGAACCTGTTTGGGGAAGGACTTGGCTTACCTGCAAATGAAGTCGGTGGCATCCGCCGTACTGTTACGCTACCGGCTGACTCCTGTTCCCGGCCACCGGGTGGAGCAGAAGATGTCTTTGACTCTCTTCATGAAGAATGGACTGCGCGTGTACTTGCATCCACGTGGGCTTGAGCCTCCTGGGGCCGCCACGTCAGCGTAG